GAATGTTATATGAAATTAGAGTGATGTGTCTGATATAAAAGTATTTCtaatagaagaaaataaaaaaatatacaatgtTGAAAGttataattatgttatgtataaattaatttttaattagttgtCTATGTataatctaattttaatttatataaaaatatattattattttttaaacgtttataaatcattaataaaatttgaagaTTGTATAATATCCCAACAAATTTAGTTAATCACTTTGGCTGATATTTTGAAGGTTTGactaaatgtaaaaaaattgtttcaccttttctttttgaTGTTTGGTACAATAACTTTCAAGCAGTAATTAAACATAGTCAAACCATTATAAATAGccaaatagaaaagaaaaaaaaagtgttactGTTGTGGTTAAAACTTAAAACGCAAAAATCAAGTGAATACATTTGTTAAACAgtttacattttaaaaagctgATCTTAAATATTTAGGAGTCAGTCTAGCTAATTATAAATCACAAAAAAATCTCACATCTATTAGACgattatatatatagaaaaattatcatttaatatattatttttccttatttttacTTTACAACTTCttttagtaataaaataaatatattttttttaaaaagaatatttttattgttaaacgaaagtaagaaaaattataGTGTGAAACTATcattatatataacaaaatgAAGAAATTGGAGTTAAATTTTACCAAACCATTCCAAACAAAATActatacaaaaattattaaataataattaaatttaaaatttaaaattttaaaataattagttattatattaactaaattaaatattaatttaaaaattaaaaaaaattattagtatgtAAAGtagtttgtattattaataaagatttataaaataatttttaaattaatatctaaattaaatttaaaagactaatagaaattaatttaaaataataattaattaaattttaataattaaagttaaatattaatttaaaaattaatttattaaattttattaaaaaaatattttatatattaataattattttaatttataaaaatatttataatttaattaaatagtaattaattattttagtttttaaaatttgttttatttaataattttttttgtgaaaCCTTTGTTCTAacagttattttattttaagagcATTTTAATGCTCAAGTTAAGAAATAGAAGAAGTAAACAAAAacgtttctatatattttttttttgaaaggtAGGCGTTGTTTGTGTGCACTCTCCTTTGAATAAAAACAAGGTGTCAGATTATATTTTTTGGACTGACCCGCGGGttaagttaatatttttaatctcttACTCTGTTTTCGGtcgttctgttttttttttaaattaaaacttaaaattaaaatagtttacaaaattaattatattatttaaaaagattaaaaaaatataacattactacaaattaatattatcaattataataaagtaatttaatatataaaacttattattattttttaattatgagtagtaattaataaattagaaaattaaaaaaatatttatataattaaatatttgaatatatatatgtCATATATTTGTAAGTTTtgctaaaaataattaatataaatgactatttttatattcattataATTAATCAAAATTGTCATATAGAATAAGAAGTTCGAGATTGAAGcataatttattcatttacaCTTTAAAGTTTTAATCGTTATTTTTTTACTCTAATTAGGAATAAATTAACTGTTgtaaaattcatttaattaaatttattttaatcttgACGGTtgtatttgttaattttatattttagtggTAGTagatcatttaatatttttcaaaatagatGGTATCGTTGTAGTATCTAACTAGATAGTTTGATGGAGCAGTTACCGATACGAGTGAGTTGAATCACGTGAAAGTATAAGTTGTTTTTCGGAATCAAAATAAGAAATGAAATTCAAGTAGAAGAATTGTCTTAAAAACATAGCTGAAagcaaaaccttttcaaaatacGAAGAAACAGAGTTAACAGTAGTACTAAAAACAAAcaagaattttaaaaagttaaaaactagaacaatatataaataaaaatattttttttaatatccgTATAGCAGAACAACTTATAAAAAGAGATAAGTCGTTGACTTGGTTAAAAAAACAAGATTCTAATGGTGTACTTGTCTTTTTTTATTGGGTCCAAAGCCCATCTTCTTGTATTATTATGATAGCAAAATATTGATCGTCAAGTGGTTTGAAAGGTTGGTCTTATGTTCCTTCTGTTTGGTCCGGCAGGTGTGCCTTCTATTTCTTGCTCATGCTTTGGTTTGGTTTTCTTGTTTGAGAGACACATTTCTTCTTTGATGTGGTTTTTTGTTTTGCATGACGCTATTTCGTGAGATTAGGAattttttgtgttttattttgAAGGTTTGCTTTTATTcagattcttttttatataagaGTTAGAATACCTTTTatcttttgtttatatttatatttatttattgtttatatttatatttatttattgtttgctgattaaaaaaaactataaacatTAAAGATAAATGATCAAATTTTATAGGAACATTTATtagagttttcttaatttttctcCTCGTTTACCTTGACATGGAAGACTAAAGTGTGACTAATTTTCTTGTTATTTGATGATGAATTATGACTTTGAATTAGTTAACCAAATACTTTATCCTTCCAAATGAATCtctttatataattattgaaaaaaaataaaagtatattgaTAGTATTATTTAAAGAGACAATTATTCAATAACGAAGGACTatgaaaaaacatatttgtcgtgaaattataatttttctacATTATTATAGTAAAATTGTTAAGGGGTATAGTTTTATAGGTTGTGAAAATACGAATATTTATAGGGTAATGAAATTTTCACATTCATCCAATAAAAAAACTCACTTCACAgctcaaaataatattttatttttcaatttaaaattctaatataCAATTTCTCTATTATTAAAgtggatataatttttttaaggagTGTAAAAGGTTTTATTTTCCATATTTATACGATGGTGAAGGTGGGGAAGATAGAATGCAAAAAGAGTGGTGAATGATAATGATGGCCGTTGCAAGACCAAACTCCGCCAACATCGGAGACATGCAGCGCCCATTTGCGTTCTGCGAACATCATAATCAAAATCTTAGGTTATTCAGGAACAACGTTAACGCCACAAAAACACTCCTACTTCAACCCCTCACTGCACCAACATTCATTACTCACATTTCCCGTTTTCAACCTCCCTTGCACATTCcgtttcttcttctcttcatcttctccgttactttttctttcttctgttCCCACCTTCAGTATTGCTTAATTCATCAAACCACCACCACCATCATCACACCACCCTGCAAACAAATTCCTAACCTCCTCCCCCCCCAAAAAAAAACCTTCTCTCCCGTGTCAGTGTGCTTGGTTTTGCGCCTTGCCAAGCGTATGATTTTGTCATCTTTTGAATTAGTATTCTACGATTTCGTTATCTCTTTTGTTCATACATAAATCACACTTTTGACCGGATCCTTTACATTGTAAACAATTAGCAGATGCGGCCATAATGGCGGTTGCGGTGACCGTAAAAATTTGTAACGCTGTGGCTGAAACCGCGATCAAACATACcaattttcaaaaacattttgtCGAAATGATATTGGTTCCCTGTCTGATGGTGTTGTAATTTTCAATTAGGCTATACGAAATCACACTGTGCATGGATTAATTTTTCGCATTACGTTACGTTCTTCCCAATTCCTATTGTTTCAACGTTACGTTACGTTGTTTTTGTAGATTTTGATCAATTGAAGGTGCCGGAATGGAACAGTTCCGGCATATCGGAGAGGTGTTAGGGAGTCTGAAAGCGCTTATGGTTCTGCGCGACGAAATCCAAATCAACCAACGGCAATGCTGTTTGATCCTGGAAATATTCAGTTTGGCGATGGACACGATCGCGGAGGAGATACGGCAGAACCTGAAGCTGGAAGAGAGGAACAGCAAATGGAAGGTTCTGGAATTTCCTCTGAGTGAGTTGTGCAGGGTTTTCAAGGAGGGAGAGCATTACATAAAGCAGTGTTTGGATTCCAAAGGTTGGTTGGGGAAAGCCGTCACCCTCTCTCACCACCGAGACTGCGTGGAGTTCCACATCCACAACCTCCTCTGCTATTTCCCGGCGGTGATCGAGGCCATCGAGATTGCAGGGGAGGTTTCAGGTTTGCACCCGGAGGAGAAGGCAAAGAAGAAGGTGATACTGGATCGGAAGTACGACGTGGAGTGGAACGACCCGGAGCTGTTCCAATGGAGGTTCGGGAAGCAGTACCTGGTCCCGCGCGGCATTTGCAAGAAGTTGGAGAACGCGTGGAGGGAGGACAGGTGGAGGCTCATCGAGGCCATCAGGGACAAGACTCCGAAGGAGGGTGGTTCTGCTGCGTTCAGGAAGAGCGAACGTGGCCTCGCTAATATGCTCCTCAAGAAGCTTCTTAACGGGTCGGAGATCAGCCCGATTGCGGTGCTTGTCGGGTCCAAAGATTACCAGGTGAGACGCCGGTTGGCCCACCTGAGGGACTTCAAGGAAATTCAATGGCTGGGGCAGAGTTTCGCGTTGAGGAACTTTCAAGGGGAGAGAGAAGCGCACCAGGGTGAGGTCTCTTCTCTGCTCTCGCTTTCGCACCCCAACATAGTGCAATACCTTTGCGGGTTTTACGACGAGGTGAAGCAAGAGTTCTCTCTTGTGATGGAGTTGATGAAGAAGGATTTGTGGACTTACATGAGAGAGAATTGTGGTCCCAGGAGGCAGATTCTGTTCTCTGTCCCTGTTGTGGTGGATCTCATGCTTCAGATGGCCAGAGGCATGGAGTACCTTCATTCCCAAAACATTTCTCATGGACAACTTAACCCATTGAATATTCACCTCAAGTCAAGGAACTCCCAAGAGGGTTATTTTCAGGCAAAGGTTGCAGGCTTTGCCTTGTCTTCTGTCAACAATGGTAGTGCTGACACTGGTGCCATTCATGACTTTAGCCCTTTCACTTGGTATGCTCCTGAAGTTCTAACCCGGTTGGAACAAACGCAGAATGTCCTCTGTTCTTCTACAGAGAAAGCCGATGCCTACAGCTTTGGGATGATATGCTTCGAGTTGTTGACAGGGAAAGTGCCTTTTGAAGAAAACCATTTTCAAGGAGACAGAATGGTCCAAAACATCGAAGTCGGTGAGAGACCTTTGTTTCCTTACCATTCCCCGAAATACCTTGTGAGTTTGATCAAGAAGTGCTGGCAAACTGACCCTGCTCAGCGTCCCAGCTTCTCCTCCATCTGTAGGATTTTGCGGTACACCAAAAAGTTCCTTACCATGAACTCAGAGTCCCAAGTCACCAACCCTGAGCTCAACGTTCTTGAGGCTCCTCCTGTTGATTGCTGCGAGATAGAGACAATGTTCCTTAAGAGCTTTTCCACCGAGAGGTCGTCTTGTGTCTCCGCTGTGTCGCAGATACCCTATGAAATGTTTGCTTATAAGGTTGTGGAGAAAGAGAAAATGAATCCCAAAAACAGCGGTACTAAAGATGAGTGCTGCGAGCACCACCGAAAGGATGGGTATAGGAGTGAAAGTGATGAGCCAAGAACACTCTGTGAAGATGATAACGCATTCATAGTGGAAGATCCTCTCCCTCGAACAACCTACCCCACATCAGTTTGTGACGCACGAACTGTTTCCTTTCAAGTGCCCTACAAGAAAACTGTTAGAATAAAGAAGCAAACACATCTAAAGGAAAAAAAGGACCAAGGTCAGTTCacttatatatatgtatatcgTTTCCAAGGGGTTTTATTCTAAGTGTTCATCACGGTTTCTTTCTAGTGCTCTTGAGAATGAACTTTCATCTTCTTTACGTTAAAAGATCATTCATGCACACCTTGTGTTAAAATATACCaacaagagaaagaaaagagagaaatgTGAATGTGGTAGGTAATATAATACAATATGACAAACACAAAAGAGGCAAAATGAAAGGTGTTCATAGCATGTTTGCTAGCATAATACATATTTTGCTGAATTTGATTGCAAGAAACTAAATGCATATGAAACTGGTTTAAACAGGAACGCCAAAATTGCGGCCGACAAAATCATTACCATCTACATCGAGTCGAGTTTCAAGGACGAGAAAGGTGAATACACCATCACCGGTTCCAAGCAGTTTGAGCCCCAGTAGAAGACGATTTACCCTGGGGTCTGAATCGGATCGCAGCTCTAAAGGGAATCGATCACCATCACCGGCTCAAACGAGGTTGAGCCCCAGTAAAAGACGGCTTACCCTGGGGTCTGAATCGGATCGCAGCTCCAAAGGGAACCGATCACCATCACCATTGCCCATTCCTTCAAGGAAAAAACACGAGGGTAATTTGTCGGATCATAAGGGCAGTTTAAGGTCGAAGAAAGTGGATCAGTCAGCATTAACTAGATATGGTAGGATGACAGATAGTTCAAGGATGAAGTTGAACAAATCTTTGAGCCCGGGAAGAATGAGACGTGCCAACACTGAGACCAATTTGAAGGGGCTCACGCCACCCCGTCCATTGAGCAATGCAGGAACATCCACAAGGAGCAGAAAAAGTGATAATGTCTCAGTTTCGGACAACGGTTCAAGGATGTCAACAGGTAGGTTTTCGCCGTTGGCAGTCACTCCCCCAAGCCCCTTTGAGAAGAAAACAGACAAGCGGTCATCTTTCTGACTCCGAAAGCAGTTTTGTGAAGAAAAGAGGAAGCATGT
The sequence above is a segment of the Phaseolus vulgaris cultivar G19833 chromosome 2, P. vulgaris v2.0, whole genome shotgun sequence genome. Coding sequences within it:
- the LOC137811468 gene encoding uncharacterized protein gives rise to the protein MEQFRHIGEVLGSLKALMVLRDEIQINQRQCCLILEIFSLAMDTIAEEIRQNLKLEERNSKWKVLEFPLSELCRVFKEGEHYIKQCLDSKGWLGKAVTLSHHRDCVEFHIHNLLCYFPAVIEAIEIAGEVSGLHPEEKAKKKVILDRKYDVEWNDPELFQWRFGKQYLVPRGICKKLENAWREDRWRLIEAIRDKTPKEGGSAAFRKSERGLANMLLKKLLNGSEISPIAVLVGSKDYQVRRRLAHLRDFKEIQWLGQSFALRNFQGEREAHQGEVSSLLSLSHPNIVQYLCGFYDEVKQEFSLVMELMKKDLWTYMRENCGPRRQILFSVPVVVDLMLQMARGMEYLHSQNISHGQLNPLNIHLKSRNSQEGYFQAKVAGFALSSVNNGSADTGAIHDFSPFTWYAPEVLTRLEQTQNVLCSSTEKADAYSFGMICFELLTGKVPFEENHFQGDRMVQNIEVGERPLFPYHSPKYLVSLIKKCWQTDPAQRPSFSSICRILRYTKKFLTMNSESQVTNPELNVLEAPPVDCCEIETMFLKSFSTERSSCVSAVSQIPYEMFAYKVVEKEKMNPKNSGTKDECCEHHRKDGYRSESDEPRTLCEDDNAFIVEDPLPRTTYPTSVCDARTVSFQVPYKKTVRIKKQTHLKEKKDQGTPKLRPTKSLPSTSSRVSRTRKVNTPSPVPSSLSPSRRRFTLGSESDRSSKGNRSPSPAQTRLSPSKRRLTLGSESDRSSKGNRSPSPLPIPSRKKHEGNLSDHKGSLRSKKVDQSALTRYGRMTDSSRMKLNKSLSPGRMRRANTETNLKGLTPPRPLSNAGTSTRSRKSDNVSVSDNGSRMSTGRFSPLAVTPPSPFEKKTDKRSSF